One window of the Bradyrhizobium sp. NP1 genome contains the following:
- a CDS encoding glycosyltransferase, producing the protein MDSSDFSVKPPRVAVAMTRSLGRSIEAVVCVPTFRRPQHLELTLQSLAQQRTTRRFAVVVVENDAVAREGAGVAAAFLDQSGLAGLCLIEPRQGNCHAINAAFEAAREAFPEASHFLMIDDDEIASADWLERMVRAAEATGAEVVGGPVVPRFTDDARPELQGHPAFHPAYAVSGPVPLIYGSGNCLIARRVFERLDEPAFDLRFNFLGGGDLDFFTRCRRSGIRFYWEAAATITETVPASRVRSDWLALRGLRIGAINYLVEFKAARTVWLRARLLAKMLALFPLSLFRAVRLYFKQRQPLIALHPIIIAVGGALASVGIEPQPYKAAKGSS; encoded by the coding sequence ATGGACAGTTCTGACTTCAGCGTGAAACCGCCGCGTGTCGCAGTCGCGATGACGCGGTCACTTGGCCGATCGATCGAGGCGGTGGTCTGCGTGCCGACGTTTCGGCGGCCGCAACATCTTGAGCTCACATTGCAGTCGCTCGCGCAGCAGCGGACCACGCGGCGCTTCGCCGTCGTCGTCGTCGAGAACGACGCGGTGGCACGGGAAGGAGCGGGGGTCGCTGCGGCTTTTCTTGACCAGAGCGGGCTCGCCGGGCTCTGCCTGATCGAGCCGCGCCAGGGCAACTGCCACGCGATCAACGCCGCCTTCGAAGCGGCGCGCGAGGCATTCCCCGAAGCTTCGCATTTTCTCATGATCGACGACGACGAGATCGCTTCCGCCGATTGGCTGGAGCGAATGGTGCGCGCCGCCGAAGCCACGGGGGCCGAGGTCGTCGGCGGACCCGTTGTGCCGCGCTTTACCGACGACGCGCGGCCGGAACTGCAAGGTCATCCTGCGTTTCATCCGGCCTACGCGGTGAGCGGGCCGGTGCCGCTGATCTATGGATCCGGCAACTGCCTTATCGCGCGGCGGGTATTCGAGCGGCTGGATGAGCCGGCATTCGACTTGCGCTTCAATTTCCTCGGCGGCGGCGATCTTGATTTCTTCACGCGGTGCCGCAGGAGCGGCATTCGCTTCTATTGGGAAGCGGCTGCGACGATAACCGAAACCGTGCCGGCGAGCCGTGTCCGGTCGGACTGGCTGGCGCTGCGCGGATTGCGGATAGGCGCCATCAACTATCTGGTCGAGTTCAAGGCGGCGCGGACCGTCTGGTTGCGCGCGAGATTGCTGGCCAAGATGCTGGCGCTGTTCCCGCTCTCGCTGTTTCGCGCCGTCAGGCTCTATTTCAAGCAGCGCCAGCCGCTCATCGCCCTGCATCCGATCATCATCGCCGTCGGCGGCGCGCTGGCGTCGGTCGGAATCGAGCCGCAACCCTACAAAGCCGCCAAGGGCAGCTCTTGA
- a CDS encoding O-antigen ligase: protein MSQLFDAPGVQAVVGGLRRQQVMDVTRGAAFVGAFLLAWVSLHPFPDLSDKHWGDVTLGSETLTYAAFGCLAVLMAALVIRDNMPGLKTLASPGYLLFGGWIVVTVLTSLDPGTSLRRFVLTACALVVAAAMPLLPKDEGELARWIAVATLGLLAICYLGLLLVPNLSIHLATDGQEPALAGDWRGSFGHKNSASAVMAMVLFLGIYVLRSGAWLSGITIVALTALFLCGAGGKSSLVLSFAVLVVTSVTMVVRAFWLRALAMLTPLLLLNLLSIGTVIDDSLAGLTRMLPLDTSFTGRTEIWSFALSAAQLRPWTGYGFAAFWGGPWIRSQPDGAEWFATASDSHNGYLDIALAMGLPGLVLLVVVLVIAPLRDFHAADNNGNRGPLAMAFQQIWLFGIYAASMGGFFLDRHDPVWFTFMVAVFGLHYLARFRLRS from the coding sequence TTGAGTCAGTTGTTCGATGCGCCGGGGGTTCAAGCCGTTGTCGGTGGATTGCGCCGGCAGCAGGTGATGGATGTGACGCGGGGTGCGGCGTTCGTCGGCGCTTTCCTGCTGGCCTGGGTCTCGCTCCATCCGTTCCCCGATCTCAGCGACAAGCACTGGGGCGATGTAACCCTGGGCAGCGAGACGCTGACCTACGCGGCATTCGGCTGCCTCGCCGTGCTGATGGCCGCACTGGTGATCCGCGACAACATGCCGGGGCTGAAGACGCTGGCCTCGCCCGGCTATTTGCTGTTCGGCGGCTGGATTGTCGTGACAGTGCTGACCTCGCTCGATCCGGGCACCTCGCTGCGGCGATTTGTGCTGACGGCCTGTGCGCTCGTGGTGGCTGCGGCCATGCCGTTACTGCCGAAGGACGAAGGCGAGCTGGCGCGCTGGATCGCCGTTGCCACGCTCGGGCTGCTGGCGATCTGCTATCTCGGCCTCCTGCTGGTTCCGAATTTGTCGATTCATCTGGCAACCGACGGCCAGGAGCCGGCGCTGGCCGGAGACTGGCGCGGGTCGTTCGGCCACAAGAACTCCGCCTCGGCGGTCATGGCGATGGTGCTGTTCCTTGGCATCTATGTTCTGCGTTCCGGCGCGTGGCTGTCCGGCATCACGATCGTCGCGCTTACGGCGCTGTTTCTTTGCGGAGCCGGCGGCAAGAGCTCGCTGGTGCTGTCCTTTGCCGTGCTGGTGGTGACGTCGGTGACGATGGTGGTGCGGGCGTTCTGGCTTCGCGCCCTGGCGATGCTGACGCCGTTGCTGCTGCTCAACCTGCTGAGCATAGGCACCGTGATCGATGACAGTCTCGCCGGCCTCACCAGGATGCTGCCGCTGGACACGAGCTTCACGGGTCGCACGGAGATCTGGAGCTTTGCACTAAGCGCGGCGCAGCTGCGGCCGTGGACGGGGTATGGCTTCGCCGCGTTCTGGGGAGGTCCGTGGATCAGGAGCCAGCCTGACGGCGCGGAGTGGTTCGCGACCGCCTCCGACAGCCATAATGGCTATCTGGACATCGCGCTGGCGATGGGGCTGCCAGGGCTCGTGCTGCTGGTCGTGGTGCTCGTCATTGCGCCGCTGCGGGATTTTCACGCCGCCGATAACAATGGCAACCGCGGACCGCTGGCGATGGCTTTTCAGCAGATCTGGCTGTTCGGAATCTACGCGGCGTCGATGGGGGGCTTCTTCCTCGATCGCCATGATCCGGTTTGGTTTACTTTCATGGTTGCGGTATTCGGCCTGCATTATCTGGCGCGATTTCGCCTGCGGTCCTGA
- a CDS encoding O-antigen ligase produces the protein MSQLSTISQAGVIVDGLRRQQVMNVVRGATFVGALLLAWISLHPFTDLSNVLLSELTNGNETLTYAAFGALAFLMVALVARQSVPAFASLLSPAYLLFGGWIVATVALSLEPDTSFRRFALTACVVTVAATLLLLPKSKSQLIRWFSIATLMLLAVCYLGVLLVPHLSMHLATDAQEPALAGSWRGSFGHKNMAAAVIAMVLFLGIYVLRSGALLSGGAIVALSSVFLLFSAGKSSLMLSMGVILLSSLAAVVGSFWLRAIMLLSPMVLLNLLTLGTVVSEHLAAIARLLPLDTSFTGRTDIWTFGLQAAQLRLFTGYGFAAFWGSSSVKNLPEGMEWAATAAHSHNGYLDTTLAMGLPGLALLVAVLVFAPLRNFHEAERRGNGGPLAMAFLQIWLFGIYLSSLESFFFDRDDPIWITFLVAVFGLHYLARFRVRE, from the coding sequence TTGAGCCAGCTTTCAACCATATCGCAGGCCGGCGTCATCGTCGACGGATTGCGCCGTCAGCAGGTGATGAACGTGGTGCGTGGCGCCACCTTTGTCGGCGCCCTGCTGCTCGCCTGGATATCGCTGCATCCGTTCACGGATCTCAGCAATGTGCTGCTCAGCGAACTGACCAATGGCAACGAGACGCTGACCTACGCCGCGTTCGGCGCGCTCGCTTTCCTGATGGTGGCGCTGGTGGCGCGCCAAAGCGTGCCGGCGTTCGCAAGCCTGCTTTCGCCTGCCTATCTGCTGTTCGGCGGCTGGATCGTGGCGACCGTGGCGCTGTCGCTCGAGCCGGACACCTCGTTCCGCCGTTTCGCGCTGACGGCATGCGTCGTCACGGTGGCTGCGACGCTGCTGCTGCTGCCGAAATCGAAGAGCCAGTTGATTCGATGGTTCAGCATCGCGACATTGATGCTGCTTGCCGTCTGCTATCTCGGCGTTCTGCTCGTGCCACATCTGTCGATGCACCTGGCGACCGACGCCCAGGAGCCGGCGCTCGCGGGCAGCTGGCGCGGTTCGTTCGGCCACAAGAACATGGCGGCGGCCGTGATCGCCATGGTGCTGTTCCTCGGCATCTATGTCCTCCGCTCCGGCGCGCTTCTGTCGGGCGGCGCCATCGTCGCGCTGTCATCGGTGTTCCTGCTGTTTTCCGCGGGCAAGAGCTCGCTGATGCTGAGCATGGGCGTGATCTTGCTGAGCTCGCTTGCGGCGGTCGTCGGTTCGTTCTGGCTGCGCGCGATCATGTTGCTGTCGCCGATGGTGCTGCTCAATCTGCTCACGCTCGGCACTGTCGTCAGCGAGCACCTCGCCGCCATCGCGCGGCTGCTGCCGCTGGACACGAGCTTCACCGGCCGCACCGACATCTGGACCTTTGGCCTGCAGGCGGCGCAGCTCCGGCTTTTCACCGGCTACGGTTTTGCCGCCTTCTGGGGCAGCAGCTCGGTCAAGAACCTGCCCGAAGGCATGGAGTGGGCGGCAACGGCCGCGCACAGTCACAACGGCTATCTCGATACCACGCTTGCCATGGGCCTGCCCGGGCTGGCGCTGCTCGTGGCCGTGCTGGTGTTCGCGCCGCTGCGAAATTTTCACGAAGCCGAGCGCCGCGGCAATGGCGGCCCGCTCGCAATGGCGTTCCTGCAGATCTGGCTGTTCGGAATCTACCTGTCGTCGCTGGAGAGCTTCTTCTTCGATCGCGACGATCCGATCTGGATCACCTTCCTGGTCGCGGTGTTCGGCCTGCACTATCTGGCGCGCTTCCGCGTCAGGGAGTGA
- a CDS encoding glycosyltransferase: MPAAREMPKHPAFRTLLLGAGPQMQCGVGQFTLRLGEALEKLAPGETTSLTLTRTEGSIAAIWRATNSADNVVCNFPIVAWKRVILRPLVALAFARLRRRRAILVLHEWASLHWLRRITYVPALLLANHIVMFSPLVRQELACDSVIGWTAERCVMAPLPPNIDAPATTADSDLRRRLAAARKEGRLLVGHFGSIYPAKQPNALLRICAQLKQRGANPLMVYVGSFIRGMDRVEEEFHARAAELGVADDVMVTGFVASDAELFGLFGEIDAFCYPLDEGLTARRSSVLTGAQSGRPVVVTAPADAGELAHHPRFRELIARGAIVLVARGAGDEAYADAILAAVKSTPARIPFDFAGWWRDTAEAIRALLTP, translated from the coding sequence ATGCCGGCCGCTCGCGAAATGCCAAAACATCCCGCCTTTCGGACGCTGCTGCTCGGCGCCGGGCCGCAGATGCAGTGCGGGGTCGGCCAGTTCACGCTGCGGCTCGGCGAGGCGCTCGAGAAGCTCGCGCCCGGCGAGACCACGTCGTTAACCTTGACACGGACCGAGGGCTCGATCGCGGCAATATGGCGCGCGACAAATTCGGCGGACAACGTGGTCTGCAATTTCCCGATCGTCGCCTGGAAGCGCGTGATCCTGCGTCCTCTGGTCGCGCTCGCATTTGCGCGGCTGCGGCGGCGACGCGCCATCCTGGTCCTGCACGAATGGGCTTCGCTGCACTGGCTGCGGCGCATCACCTACGTCCCGGCGCTGCTGCTGGCAAACCACATCGTGATGTTCTCGCCGCTGGTGCGCCAGGAACTCGCGTGTGATTCCGTGATCGGCTGGACCGCCGAAAGGTGCGTGATGGCACCGCTGCCGCCGAACATCGATGCGCCCGCCACGACCGCCGACTCCGACCTGCGCCGCCGCCTCGCTGCAGCAAGGAAGGAAGGCCGGCTGCTGGTCGGTCATTTCGGTTCGATCTATCCCGCGAAGCAGCCCAACGCACTGCTTCGCATCTGCGCGCAATTGAAGCAGCGCGGCGCCAATCCCCTGATGGTCTATGTCGGGTCCTTCATCCGCGGCATGGACCGTGTCGAGGAAGAGTTTCATGCGCGCGCCGCGGAGCTCGGGGTCGCCGATGACGTCATGGTCACGGGCTTCGTCGCGTCCGACGCCGAGCTGTTCGGCCTGTTCGGCGAGATCGACGCGTTCTGCTATCCGCTTGACGAGGGCCTCACCGCGCGCCGATCGAGCGTCCTCACCGGGGCACAGTCCGGCCGGCCGGTCGTCGTCACCGCGCCGGCCGATGCCGGCGAGCTTGCTCACCATCCGCGCTTTCGCGAGCTGATCGCGCGCGGCGCGATCGTGCTGGTGGCGCGCGGCGCCGGCGACGAGGCCTATGCGGATGCCATACTCGCCGCGGTGAAATCGACGCCCGCGCGGATTCCCTTCGACTTCGCCGGCTGGTGGCGTGACACCGCGGAAGCGATCCGGGCACTGCTCACTCCCTGA
- a CDS encoding GNAT family N-acetyltransferase yields the protein MAVLEVGRPSGHAVSGASRLRVEFMRDWKQAAARWSAVDQGTVFQSRLWLDAWYGAFDDVSPLIAIVSEQITGRDVALVPLVRRVQGGIRVVEFADLDLTDYNAPLLGPGASDDPAEAEAVNRALLAALRQLPEGADLLRMRKMPATLGGRPNPLVSLGRTGSCSLNGNLIEVDDFDAYRASIKRMQLPRSWRVFSRYPGAQFRLLTDADEALGLLDTMDHQQQSRMQCLGLHFNLNQGARARFYRDLVRSGIGQGYAVVSELRCDEAIVATVFGIRRAKTFVFLRISNAGRRWSHCSPSRLIIERTMAALHGQGVREFDLSVGNYAFKRRFGATPLPLTDVSIALGWRGLPLVLRDRSAQRLRRHPWLAEKVGRALGRLSHDQE from the coding sequence ATGGCGGTATTGGAAGTCGGGCGGCCGAGCGGGCATGCAGTGTCAGGTGCCTCCCGGTTGCGTGTCGAGTTCATGCGCGACTGGAAGCAGGCAGCCGCGCGCTGGAGCGCGGTGGACCAAGGTACCGTATTCCAGAGCAGGCTCTGGCTCGATGCCTGGTACGGGGCGTTCGACGATGTCTCGCCGCTGATTGCGATCGTCTCGGAGCAGATCACCGGCCGTGATGTCGCGCTGGTGCCGCTGGTTCGTCGCGTGCAGGGCGGCATCCGGGTCGTGGAGTTCGCCGACCTCGACCTCACGGATTACAACGCACCGCTTCTCGGCCCCGGCGCCTCCGATGATCCGGCGGAGGCGGAGGCGGTGAACCGGGCGCTGCTCGCGGCGCTGCGCCAGCTGCCCGAGGGCGCGGACCTGCTGCGCATGAGGAAGATGCCGGCCACGCTTGGCGGCCGTCCAAATCCGCTGGTGTCGCTCGGGCGGACCGGCTCATGCTCGTTGAACGGCAACCTCATCGAGGTCGACGATTTCGATGCCTACCGCGCCTCGATCAAGCGGATGCAGCTTCCGCGAAGCTGGCGCGTCTTCAGCCGGTATCCCGGCGCACAATTCCGCCTGCTGACCGATGCTGATGAGGCGCTGGGGCTGCTCGATACCATGGATCATCAGCAGCAGTCGCGCATGCAATGTCTCGGGCTGCACTTCAACCTGAACCAGGGCGCGCGCGCCAGATTCTATCGCGATCTCGTCAGGTCCGGCATCGGGCAGGGCTATGCCGTCGTCTCGGAGCTGCGCTGCGACGAGGCGATCGTGGCGACGGTGTTCGGCATCAGGCGGGCCAAGACGTTCGTCTTCCTGCGGATCAGCAATGCCGGCCGGCGCTGGTCGCACTGCTCGCCGAGCCGTCTCATCATCGAGCGGACGATGGCCGCCCTGCACGGCCAGGGCGTGCGCGAATTCGATCTCAGTGTCGGCAATTATGCGTTCAAGCGGCGCTTCGGGGCGACGCCGCTCCCCCTGACGGACGTCAGCATCGCGCTCGGCTGGCGGGGCCTGCCCCTTGTGCTCCGCGATCGCTCCGCACAGCGGCTGCGGCGTCATCCCTGGCTTGCCGAAAAGGTCGGGCGTGCACTCGGAAGGCTGTCCCATGATCAGGAGTAA
- a CDS encoding acyltransferase codes for MIRSNIAAPSGAEGKAHFRVLDGWRGIAALLVALFHLNLLSPLYSLDFVRNAFLFVDFFFVLSGFVITHSYVDRLGTADGVRSFAIRRFGRLWPLHVVVLTAFVLAESAKAVLAARGASFYAQPFAGANLPSTIPLNLAFLQPFGFTHELTWNPPSWSIGAEFWTYLVFAAVIFISRSWLARYRFAAEGLAALLLVLSFMTLILFSAHGIDATFDLGFVRCLYGFLVGHFCYRLWQVCPRDIFASPLIEVAAVILAFGYVATAGRGVHSFVAPLVFAMVVLVFAFEAGPVSKLMSNRVNDWLGRISYSIYMWQAFIIFNFVDRPVSIIEKLTGRALTTTDGAVSALGGEAGKLIVLGGHWLPLLATMAFVCVLVAVASVSYVVIEKPGQALFARSAASRGGPAKAVVIAPKLPA; via the coding sequence ATGATCAGGAGTAACATCGCTGCGCCATCGGGCGCCGAGGGCAAAGCGCATTTCCGCGTGCTGGACGGCTGGCGCGGGATCGCCGCATTGCTGGTCGCGCTGTTTCATCTCAATCTGCTCAGCCCGCTTTATTCGCTGGATTTTGTCCGCAATGCTTTCCTGTTCGTCGATTTCTTTTTTGTGCTGAGCGGATTTGTCATCACCCACAGCTATGTCGACCGGCTCGGCACCGCTGATGGCGTTCGCTCCTTTGCCATCCGGCGCTTCGGCCGCCTGTGGCCGCTGCATGTGGTCGTGCTGACCGCTTTCGTGCTGGCCGAAAGCGCCAAGGCCGTGCTCGCCGCCCGCGGCGCGTCGTTCTATGCCCAGCCTTTTGCCGGCGCCAACCTGCCGTCCACGATCCCGCTCAACCTCGCGTTCTTGCAGCCGTTCGGGTTTACCCACGAACTGACCTGGAATCCGCCGAGCTGGAGCATCGGCGCCGAGTTCTGGACGTACCTTGTCTTCGCAGCCGTGATCTTCATCTCGCGGAGCTGGCTGGCGCGGTATCGCTTCGCGGCCGAAGGCCTTGCGGCGTTGCTGTTGGTCCTGAGCTTCATGACACTGATCCTGTTCTCGGCGCATGGCATCGATGCAACCTTCGATCTCGGATTTGTCCGCTGCCTGTACGGCTTCCTGGTCGGGCATTTCTGCTACCGGCTCTGGCAAGTCTGTCCGCGCGACATCTTCGCAAGCCCCTTGATCGAGGTCGCGGCCGTGATCCTCGCGTTTGGCTATGTCGCCACGGCCGGCCGCGGCGTCCATTCGTTCGTCGCACCGCTCGTCTTTGCCATGGTGGTGCTGGTCTTCGCGTTCGAGGCAGGGCCGGTTTCGAAGCTGATGTCGAACCGCGTCAACGACTGGCTCGGCCGGATTTCCTATTCGATCTATATGTGGCAGGCCTTCATCATCTTCAATTTCGTCGACCGCCCGGTTTCGATCATCGAAAAGCTGACCGGTCGCGCGCTCACCACGACGGACGGTGCGGTTTCAGCGCTTGGCGGCGAGGCCGGCAAGCTGATCGTGCTCGGCGGCCATTGGCTGCCGCTGCTGGCGACGATGGCCTTCGTCTGTGTGCTGGTCGCCGTGGCAAGCGTCAGCTATGTCGTGATCGAAAAGCCCGGCCAGGCGCTGTTCGCGCGCTCTGCGGCGTCGCGCGGCGGTCCGGCCAAGGCCGTCGTCATCGCGCCCAAGCTACCCGCGTAA
- a CDS encoding oligosaccharide flippase family protein — protein MLQQTLQYSIASIVSAAIGLLSAICFTRLLSPEEYGVYVVGLSTAGVVSAVLFTWVRVSALRFQSEGGTVDVRKTVLLAYLISVLAAPIAFVVATMTTAVPSERTLAAIGFALGLGLFEIGQELQKARLQSLSFMAASIVRACLAFALCLISALLGGGGLGQLAMAAVAYFVTATVFALVIWRKPRAPIDFTELLRFAQFGVPLTISGFIFAIHAALDRMLVFHLMGDAAAGHYGASADLVRQIILIPSTSIASATIPLAVRAFARGGIEDTRRHLETSFEILLAAILPAVVGFALTANFVADIVLGSEFRETAAQILPILVFAWLFQSITQSYVHVSFHLAKRPFMIALQGTGMLLVNLATMPLLIDRYGLDGAACALVITELFGVGFGWLLARRAFPLPFNLMHALRIGLATAAMALVLAILKKLLPESLLTFCILVACGSATYLLAAFALDIVGIRKAVLGPRLARRLALSKPAV, from the coding sequence GTGCTGCAACAGACCCTCCAATATTCCATTGCCAGCATCGTGTCGGCGGCCATCGGCCTGTTGAGCGCGATCTGCTTCACGCGGCTGCTTTCGCCGGAGGAGTACGGCGTCTACGTCGTCGGTCTCAGCACCGCCGGCGTGGTGTCAGCCGTGCTGTTCACCTGGGTGCGGGTGTCCGCGCTGCGCTTTCAGTCGGAAGGCGGCACCGTCGACGTCAGGAAGACGGTGCTGCTCGCCTATCTGATCTCGGTGCTGGCCGCGCCGATCGCCTTTGTCGTTGCGACAATGACGACCGCGGTGCCATCGGAGCGTACGCTCGCCGCGATCGGCTTCGCACTCGGCCTCGGCCTGTTCGAGATCGGGCAGGAGCTGCAGAAGGCACGGCTGCAGAGCCTCTCCTTCATGGCGGCCTCGATCGTGCGGGCCTGCCTTGCCTTCGCGCTGTGTCTGATCTCGGCCTTGCTCGGCGGCGGCGGGCTCGGCCAGCTCGCCATGGCGGCGGTGGCCTATTTCGTCACCGCGACCGTCTTCGCGCTGGTGATCTGGCGCAAGCCGCGCGCGCCGATCGATTTCACGGAGCTGCTGCGGTTCGCGCAATTCGGCGTGCCGCTCACGATTTCCGGCTTCATCTTCGCGATCCACGCCGCGCTCGACCGCATGCTGGTGTTTCACCTGATGGGCGACGCCGCGGCCGGCCACTATGGCGCGTCCGCCGACCTGGTCCGGCAGATCATCCTGATCCCCTCGACCAGCATCGCCTCGGCCACCATTCCGCTCGCCGTGCGCGCCTTTGCCCGCGGCGGCATCGAGGACACCCGCCGCCATCTGGAAACGAGCTTCGAGATCCTGCTGGCTGCGATCCTGCCGGCCGTGGTCGGCTTCGCGCTGACCGCCAATTTCGTCGCCGATATCGTGCTTGGCAGCGAATTCCGCGAGACCGCCGCCCAGATCCTGCCCATTCTCGTGTTCGCCTGGCTGTTCCAGTCGATCACGCAGTCCTATGTCCATGTCAGCTTTCACCTCGCCAAGCGGCCGTTCATGATCGCGTTGCAGGGCACCGGCATGCTGCTGGTGAACCTCGCCACGATGCCGCTCCTGATCGATCGCTATGGCCTCGACGGCGCGGCTTGCGCGCTGGTGATCACCGAACTGTTCGGGGTCGGCTTCGGCTGGCTGCTGGCGCGCCGGGCATTCCCGCTTCCCTTCAATCTGATGCATGCGCTGCGTATCGGCCTTGCCACCGCCGCGATGGCGCTGGTGCTGGCCATCCTGAAGAAGCTGCTGCCCGAGAGCCTCCTGACGTTCTGCATTCTCGTTGCCTGCGGCTCGGCCACCTATCTCCTCGCCGCGTTTGCACTTGATATCGTCGGCATCCGGAAAGCGGTGCTCGGTCCGCGCCTCGCGCGCCGCCTCGCTCTGTCCAAGCCTGCAGTGTAG
- a CDS encoding endo-1,4-beta-xylanase yields the protein MLSRRDTLKGGACGLAALSGLFAPAPLVARVNDPVGFGAAVRPPLLESDADYANAIRKYCSIVVPEGGLIWNDLRPDRATFDFAAADRVAAFAMNSGLRLRGHTLVWYGVMPSWTESLTSLSLAQDELLKHIDTVVSRYRSRIDSWIVVNEPLADDAAAFDDLRPTIWQRAIGIDHLAMAFEAAHAADPAAKLFINEYDVEYTGARFRSRRKALTALIRFLLDRNVPVHGVGLQAHLRGNLTIDVEGLQQFAAEMKALGLKIAITELDVIDNKLPADSAERDRQAAQRAQTLLAALSDGASLDSVLTWGITDKYTWVPTYFKRADGLKNRPLPLDENYAPKPLMQTIAQFCTVPGI from the coding sequence ATGCTGTCTCGACGCGACACATTGAAGGGCGGAGCTTGCGGTCTCGCCGCGCTATCGGGCCTGTTTGCGCCCGCGCCCCTTGTTGCGCGCGTTAACGACCCGGTCGGCTTCGGCGCGGCGGTCAGGCCGCCCTTGCTCGAGTCCGACGCCGATTATGCGAACGCGATCCGCAAATATTGCAGCATCGTCGTGCCCGAGGGCGGGCTGATCTGGAACGATCTGCGGCCCGACCGCGCGACTTTCGATTTTGCGGCCGCCGACCGCGTCGCGGCCTTCGCCATGAACAGCGGTCTGCGGCTGCGCGGCCACACGCTGGTCTGGTACGGCGTCATGCCGTCATGGACAGAGAGCCTGACCAGCCTTTCGCTGGCGCAGGACGAGCTTCTGAAACACATCGACACCGTGGTTTCGCGCTATCGATCGCGCATCGATTCCTGGATCGTGGTCAACGAGCCGCTGGCAGACGATGCCGCCGCCTTCGACGATCTCAGGCCGACGATCTGGCAGCGCGCGATCGGCATCGATCACCTCGCGATGGCCTTCGAAGCGGCGCACGCGGCCGATCCCGCCGCCAAGCTGTTCATCAACGAATATGACGTCGAGTATACAGGCGCGCGCTTCCGCAGCCGCCGCAAGGCCCTGACCGCGCTCATTCGCTTCCTGCTCGACCGCAACGTTCCCGTCCACGGCGTCGGCCTGCAGGCCCATCTGCGCGGCAACCTCACCATCGACGTCGAGGGCCTGCAGCAATTCGCCGCCGAGATGAAGGCGCTGGGTCTGAAGATCGCGATCACCGAGCTCGACGTCATCGACAACAAGCTGCCCGCCGACAGCGCCGAACGCGACCGGCAGGCCGCGCAGCGCGCGCAGACGCTATTGGCCGCGCTGAGCGACGGCGCTTCGCTGGACAGCGTGCTCACCTGGGGCATCACCGACAAATACACCTGGGTTCCGACCTATTTTAAGCGCGCCGACGGCCTGAAGAACCGGCCGCTGCCGCTCGACGAAAACTATGCGCCAAAACCGCTGATGCAGACGATCGCGCAGTTCTGCACCGTGCCCGGAATCTGA
- the wrbA gene encoding NAD(P)H:quinone oxidoreductase, protein MTKVLVLYYSAYGHIEAMANAVAEGAREAGATVDIKRVPELVPPEVAKASYYKLDQAAPVAKIDDLTNYDAIIIGTGTRFGRMSSQMANFLDQAGGLWMKGALHGKVGGAFTSTATQHGGQETTLFSIITNLLHFGMVVVGLNYGFAGQMKLDEVTGGAPYGATTITGGDGSRQPSANELAGARYQGRTVAETAKKLHG, encoded by the coding sequence ATGACAAAAGTGCTCGTGCTCTACTATTCCGCCTATGGCCATATCGAGGCGATGGCCAATGCCGTCGCCGAGGGCGCCCGCGAAGCCGGCGCCACGGTCGACATCAAGCGCGTGCCCGAGCTCGTTCCGCCCGAGGTCGCCAAGGCGTCGTACTACAAGCTGGATCAGGCAGCGCCCGTCGCCAAGATCGATGATCTCACCAATTACGATGCAATCATCATCGGCACCGGCACGCGCTTCGGCCGCATGTCCTCGCAGATGGCGAACTTCCTCGACCAGGCCGGCGGCCTTTGGATGAAGGGCGCGCTGCACGGCAAGGTCGGCGGCGCCTTCACCTCGACCGCAACCCAGCACGGCGGCCAGGAGACCACGCTGTTCTCCATCATCACCAATCTCCTGCATTTCGGCATGGTTGTCGTCGGGCTGAACTACGGCTTTGCCGGCCAGATGAAGCTCGACGAAGTGACCGGCGGCGCGCCCTATGGTGCAACCACGATCACCGGCGGCGACGGCAGCCGCCAGCCCAGCGCCAACGAGCTTGCCGGCGCGCGCTATCAGGGCCGCACAGTCGCGGAAACCGCCAAGAAACTGCATGGCTGA